A genomic region of Tsukamurella pulmonis contains the following coding sequences:
- the kstR gene encoding cholesterol catabolism transcriptional regulator KstR, with amino-acid sequence MPPEGTPAATATAPASSREDLDTAGQRERRKRIIDATLALARKGGYDAVQMRAVAKKADVALGTLYRYFPSKVHLLVAGLVSQFERAGERIGKAQIPGETAAERLMFVLDRNTEALQRAPLLTEAMVRAFMFADATAAAEVERVGRLLEGMFAHALGVADPDERQRDTFHLIADVWMANLVAWVTHRASATEVQKRLSVAVDLLIKD; translated from the coding sequence ATGCCGCCCGAAGGCACCCCCGCCGCGACCGCGACCGCTCCCGCTTCCTCCCGTGAGGACCTCGACACCGCGGGGCAGCGCGAACGGCGCAAGCGCATCATCGACGCCACGCTGGCGCTGGCCCGCAAGGGCGGCTACGACGCGGTGCAGATGCGCGCGGTGGCGAAGAAGGCCGACGTGGCACTGGGCACGCTCTACCGCTACTTCCCGTCGAAGGTGCACCTGCTCGTCGCGGGTCTGGTCAGTCAGTTCGAGCGGGCCGGTGAGCGGATCGGCAAGGCGCAGATCCCCGGCGAGACGGCGGCGGAGCGCCTGATGTTCGTGCTGGACCGCAACACCGAGGCCCTGCAGCGCGCCCCCTTGCTCACCGAGGCCATGGTCCGCGCGTTCATGTTCGCCGATGCGACCGCCGCCGCCGAGGTCGAACGGGTGGGTCGCCTCCTGGAGGGCATGTTCGCGCACGCCCTCGGCGTCGCGGATCCCGACGAGCGCCAGCGCGATACGTTCCATCTCATCGCCGATGTGTGGATGGCGAACCTGGTCGCGTGGGTAACCCATCGCGCATCGGCCACGGAGGTCCAGAAGCGGCTCTCAGTGGCCGTCGATCTCCTCATCAAGGACTGA